A single Maniola hyperantus chromosome 11, iAphHyp1.2, whole genome shotgun sequence DNA region contains:
- the LOC138403003 gene encoding uncharacterized protein: MPFCALHERDGALALLRHAAPLPCLPALCTSVTLRWRCCAAAAPFCAVPRRCRAFLRSWRARRRAGGTALRAPLRATVPLVSMVAHWCSVPSRACCSKSSAPFVNVSAHWYCGTMPCASWGNTSAAKPLYELIGCSE; encoded by the exons atgcctttctgcgctctgcacgagcgtgacggtgcgctggcgttgctgcgccatgccgcgccgctgccatgccttcctgcgctctgcacgagcgtgacgctgcgctggcgttgctgcgccgctgccgcgcctttctgcgccgtgccgcgccgctgccgcgcctttctgcgctcttggcgagccagacggcgcgctggtggtACTGCGCTGCGTGCGCCGCTGCGGGCTACGGTGCCTCTCGTGAGCATGGTGGCTCACTGGTGTTCGGTGCCAAGCCGTGCATGCTGCTCCAAGTCGTCGGCGCCCTTCGTGAACGTTTCAGCTCACTGGTATTGTGGCACGATGCCATGCGCATCGTGGGGCAACACAAGCGCTGCCAAGCCCTTGTACGAGCTGATTG GGTgcagtgagtag